One Pseudocalidococcus azoricus BACA0444 DNA segment encodes these proteins:
- a CDS encoding cytochrome b/b6 domain-containing protein, with protein MPYQPALLRILHGLITALVIFALVSGFWVYNTYDQRWGQLPLPNLEDIQGIHGTGALTFLLLLPLFVIYSFHWGYRRLIQPQAWQQLHKIGQPSSWAALQKILNSVMLLAATFAAITGRLMQEEWLPRGELNHWAYGGHLLAWLVMLVALILHIGLGIKVGGVPLILSIVQIKIRPNDRLQRWLQGWRLTPSRLLLAWEILIMGGIIAAFILPVFSS; from the coding sequence ATGCCCTATCAACCGGCGCTATTACGAATTTTGCATGGGCTAATCACCGCCTTGGTAATTTTTGCCTTGGTTTCTGGGTTTTGGGTCTATAACACCTACGATCAGCGTTGGGGCCAACTCCCGCTGCCAAACTTAGAGGATATTCAAGGGATCCATGGCACCGGGGCCCTGACGTTTTTGCTTCTCTTACCCCTATTCGTAATCTATAGTTTTCATTGGGGCTATCGGCGTTTAATTCAACCCCAGGCCTGGCAGCAACTCCACAAAATTGGACAACCAAGTAGCTGGGCGGCCCTCCAGAAAATTTTGAATTCGGTCATGTTACTTGCGGCTACGTTTGCGGCCATCACGGGGCGACTGATGCAAGAAGAATGGTTACCCCGGGGTGAACTGAACCATTGGGCCTATGGGGGACATTTGCTGGCCTGGCTCGTGATGCTGGTGGCGTTGATTTTGCACATTGGCCTGGGGATTAAGGTGGGGGGAGTGCCGCTAATTCTGTCCATAGTCCAGATCAAGATTCGCCCCAATGATCGTCTGCAAAGGTGGCTCCAAGGCTGGCGATTAACCCCATCAAGGCTGTTGCTGGCCTGGGAAATTTTGATCATGGGTGGAATTATCGCCGCTTTTATTCTCCCTGTCTTCAGTTCCTAA
- a CDS encoding MBL fold metallo-hydrolase → MRRRQFFHYVQGGAIASLGVAWSAQAQSGGSLGVQWFGHTCFLFTGSGQRILSNPFQPRGCTKNLPAPKVASNIVMISSRLLDEGFVEGLPGRPKLLFEPGSYNVNGIKFQGVRTNHDRVGGYRFGTNVAWAWTQGGIKILQLGGIAAPITLEQRILMGKPDLLIIPVGGSEKAYTPEEAKAAINFLEPRIVIPSHYLTKGADPKACDLKPLEAFLEIMAGTTIRRVGGSSISLSPSSLPASLVINVLSL, encoded by the coding sequence ATGCGTCGCCGTCAGTTTTTTCACTATGTCCAAGGGGGTGCAATTGCCAGCTTAGGGGTTGCTTGGTCGGCCCAGGCCCAGTCTGGTGGCTCTTTGGGGGTGCAGTGGTTTGGCCATACCTGTTTTCTGTTTACGGGCAGTGGGCAGCGAATTCTCAGTAACCCGTTTCAACCCCGTGGCTGTACCAAAAACCTACCCGCCCCAAAAGTCGCTAGTAATATTGTCATGATTAGCAGTCGGCTCTTGGATGAAGGCTTTGTGGAAGGCTTACCCGGCCGGCCAAAATTGCTCTTTGAACCCGGCTCCTACAATGTCAATGGGATTAAATTTCAAGGCGTTCGGACTAATCATGATCGAGTCGGGGGCTATCGGTTTGGCACCAATGTGGCCTGGGCCTGGACGCAGGGGGGAATTAAAATCCTCCAACTGGGCGGAATTGCTGCACCCATTACCTTAGAGCAAAGAATCCTCATGGGTAAACCCGATTTACTGATTATTCCCGTTGGCGGTAGTGAAAAAGCCTACACCCCAGAAGAAGCCAAAGCTGCGATCAATTTTCTTGAACCCCGGATTGTGATTCCTAGCCATTACTTAACAAAAGGAGCGGATCCGAAGGCCTGTGACCTTAAACCCTTGGAAGCCTTTTTAGAGATCATGGCTGGGACAACCATCCGCCGTGTGGGGGGTAGCAGTATTTCCTTGAGTCCGAGTAGTTTACCCGCAAGCCTAGTGATTAACGTTCTGTCTCTCTAG